A region from the Citrobacter koseri ATCC BAA-895 genome encodes:
- the fepG gene encoding iron-enterobactin ABC transporter permease encodes MMHLSRRLIISCLLLVLGCIAVGLWSLRSGAVTLEVSQIINALLGDAPRSITLVVTEWRLPRVLMALLIGAALGVSGAIFQSLMRNPLGSPDVMGFNTGAWSGVLVAMVLFGQNLTAIAMAAMAGGILTSLIVWLLAWRNGIETFRLIIIGIGVRAMLVAFNTWLLLQASLETALSAGLWNAGSLNGLTWAKTWPSAPLIVLMLACAALLVRRLRLLEMGDDSACALGVSVERSRLMMMLVAVVLTAAATALAGPISFIALVAPHIARRLSGTARWGLTQSALCGALLLLAADLCAQQLFMPYQLPVGVVTVSLGGIYLIVLLIQESRKK; translated from the coding sequence ATGATGCACCTTTCCCGCCGCCTGATCATAAGTTGTCTGCTGCTGGTGCTCGGCTGTATCGCTGTCGGCTTGTGGAGCCTGCGCAGCGGCGCCGTTACGCTGGAAGTCTCGCAAATCATCAATGCGTTGCTGGGAGACGCCCCGCGCAGCATTACCCTTGTGGTGACCGAATGGCGTCTGCCTCGCGTGCTGATGGCGCTGCTGATTGGCGCCGCGCTGGGCGTCAGCGGCGCGATTTTTCAGTCGTTGATGCGCAACCCGCTGGGTAGCCCGGACGTAATGGGTTTTAACACCGGGGCCTGGAGCGGCGTGCTGGTGGCAATGGTGCTGTTTGGCCAGAACCTGACGGCGATCGCGATGGCGGCGATGGCTGGCGGGATTCTCACCTCGCTGATCGTCTGGCTGCTTGCCTGGCGCAACGGCATTGAGACCTTCCGGCTGATTATTATCGGCATCGGCGTGCGCGCCATGCTGGTGGCGTTCAACACCTGGCTGCTGTTGCAGGCGTCGTTAGAAACGGCCCTCTCCGCCGGATTGTGGAACGCCGGGTCGCTCAACGGACTGACCTGGGCCAAAACGTGGCCCTCGGCACCGCTGATCGTTCTGATGCTGGCGTGTGCCGCATTGCTGGTACGTCGTCTGCGCTTGCTGGAAATGGGCGATGACAGCGCCTGCGCGCTTGGCGTCAGCGTTGAACGTTCCCGGTTAATGATGATGCTGGTCGCCGTGGTGCTGACCGCCGCCGCGACGGCGCTCGCAGGCCCGATCTCTTTCATTGCGCTGGTTGCGCCGCACATCGCGCGGCGCCTTAGCGGCACGGCACGCTGGGGGTTAACCCAGTCCGCATTGTGCGGCGCGCTGCTGCTGCTGGCCGCCGACCTGTGCGCCCAACAACTGTTTATGCCTTACCAGCTTCCGGTAGGCGTTGTCACCGTAAGCCTTGGCGGTATTTACCTTATCGTCTTGTTAATTCAGGAGTCCCGCAAAAAATGA
- the fepC gene encoding iron-enterobactin ABC transporter ATP-binding protein, which translates to MTESVARLRGDQLTLGYGKYTVAENLNVSIPNGHFTAIIGPNGCGKSTLLRTLSRLMSPIHGHVWLDGEHIQHYASKEVARRIGLLAQNATTPGDITVQELVARGRYPHQPLFTRWRKEDEDAVAGAMRATGITHLATQSVDTLSGGQRQRAWIAMVLAQETSIMLLDEPTTWLDISHQIDLLELLSELNREKGYTLAAVLHDLNQACRYATHLIALREGKIVAEGAPKEIVTADLIEKIYGLRCTIIDDPIAGTPLVVPLGRPK; encoded by the coding sequence ATGACCGAATCAGTAGCCCGTTTGCGTGGCGACCAGTTAACGCTGGGTTATGGCAAGTATACCGTCGCGGAGAATCTGAACGTTTCTATCCCGAATGGTCACTTCACTGCCATTATTGGGCCGAATGGCTGCGGCAAATCAACGTTATTGCGTACGCTAAGCCGTCTGATGTCGCCCATACATGGCCACGTCTGGCTCGACGGCGAGCATATTCAGCACTACGCCAGTAAAGAGGTAGCGCGACGAATCGGCCTGCTGGCGCAAAACGCCACCACGCCGGGCGATATCACCGTACAGGAGCTGGTTGCCCGGGGCCGCTATCCGCATCAGCCTTTGTTTACCCGCTGGCGCAAAGAAGACGAAGACGCCGTCGCTGGTGCGATGCGCGCCACGGGGATTACCCACCTGGCGACGCAAAGCGTGGACACGCTTTCCGGCGGGCAGCGGCAGCGAGCATGGATAGCCATGGTGCTGGCGCAGGAAACGTCCATCATGTTGCTGGATGAACCGACGACCTGGCTGGATATCAGCCACCAGATCGATCTGCTGGAGCTGTTGAGCGAGCTGAATCGCGAGAAAGGTTACACCCTCGCTGCGGTTCTGCACGACCTTAACCAGGCCTGCCGGTACGCCACGCATTTAATCGCGTTACGTGAAGGCAAGATCGTCGCAGAGGGAGCGCCAAAGGAGATTGTGACAGCGGATCTTATTGAGAAAATTTATGGATTACGTTGCACGATCATCGACGATCCGATCGCCGGAACGCCGCTGGTTGTGCCGCTGGGTCGCCCGAAGTAA
- the entE gene encoding (2,3-dihydroxybenzoyl)adenylate synthase EntE, translated as MTIPFTRWPEEFARRYREKGYWQDLPLTDILTRHADGDKTAVIDGDRHLSYRELNQAADNLACSLRRQGIKPGETALVQLGNVAELYITFFALLKLGVAPVLALFSHQRTELNAYAKQIEPALVIADRQHALFTGDDFLNTFIAEHNSVRVVLLLNDTGEHNLQTAIDQPAVDFTATPSPADEVAYFQLSGGTTGTPKLIPRTHNDYYYSVRRSNEICHFTEATRFLCAIPAAHNYAMSSPGSLGVFLAQGTVVLAADPSATLCFPLIEKHQINSTALVPPAVSLWLQAIQEWGSNAQLASLKLLQVGGARLSATLAARIPAEIGCQLQQVFGMAEGLVNYTRLDDSPERIINTQGCPMCPDDEVWVADADGNPLPQGETGRLMTRGPYTFRGYFKSPEHNASAFDANGFYCSGDLISIDPDGYITVQGREKDQINRGGEKIAAEEIENLLLRHPAVIHAALVSMEDELMGEKSCAWLVVKEPLRAVQIRRFLREQGVAEFKLPDRVECVEALPLTPVGKVDKKQLRQWLASRSLT; from the coding sequence ATGACCATTCCTTTCACCCGTTGGCCGGAGGAGTTTGCCCGCCGCTATCGTGAAAAAGGGTACTGGCAGGATCTGCCGCTGACCGATATTTTAACCCGCCACGCAGACGGCGATAAAACGGCGGTGATTGATGGCGATCGACACCTGAGCTATCGCGAACTGAACCAGGCGGCGGATAATCTGGCCTGTAGCCTGCGTCGTCAGGGGATCAAACCCGGCGAAACCGCGCTGGTGCAACTGGGCAATGTGGCGGAGTTGTATATCACTTTCTTCGCCCTGCTGAAGCTTGGCGTCGCACCGGTTCTGGCGCTGTTCAGCCATCAACGGACGGAACTTAACGCTTACGCGAAGCAAATTGAACCGGCGCTGGTGATTGCTGACCGCCAGCACGCGCTGTTCACCGGGGACGATTTCCTCAATACGTTTATTGCCGAACACAATTCCGTGCGTGTGGTGCTGTTGCTCAACGATACGGGTGAACACAACCTGCAAACGGCGATTGACCAGCCTGCGGTTGATTTTACCGCCACGCCATCACCTGCCGATGAGGTGGCTTATTTCCAGCTTTCCGGCGGTACAACCGGAACGCCGAAGCTGATCCCGCGCACCCATAATGATTATTACTACAGCGTGCGCCGCAGCAATGAAATTTGCCACTTTACCGAAGCCACGCGTTTCTTATGCGCGATTCCGGCTGCGCATAACTACGCCATGAGTTCGCCGGGATCGCTGGGTGTCTTTCTGGCCCAGGGAACGGTGGTGCTGGCGGCTGACCCGAGCGCTACGCTCTGTTTCCCGTTAATTGAAAAGCATCAGATTAATTCAACGGCGCTGGTGCCGCCTGCGGTGAGCCTGTGGTTACAGGCGATTCAGGAGTGGGGCAGCAACGCGCAACTGGCCTCGTTGAAACTGTTGCAGGTAGGCGGCGCGCGGCTTTCAGCGACGCTTGCCGCGCGTATTCCGGCGGAAATCGGCTGTCAGTTGCAGCAGGTATTCGGCATGGCGGAAGGACTGGTGAATTACACCCGTCTGGACGACAGCCCGGAGCGCATCATCAATACTCAGGGTTGCCCGATGTGCCCGGACGATGAGGTCTGGGTGGCTGACGCTGACGGCAATCCGCTGCCGCAGGGGGAAACGGGACGCCTGATGACGCGCGGGCCGTACACGTTTCGCGGCTATTTTAAAAGCCCGGAGCATAACGCCAGCGCGTTTGATGCCAACGGCTTTTACTGCTCCGGCGATCTGATCTCCATTGATCCAGATGGCTATATCACCGTGCAGGGACGTGAAAAAGATCAGATCAATCGCGGCGGGGAGAAGATCGCCGCTGAAGAGATTGAAAACCTGTTACTGCGCCACCCGGCCGTAATCCATGCCGCGCTGGTCAGCATGGAAGATGAGCTGATGGGGGAAAAAAGCTGCGCCTGGCTGGTGGTGAAAGAGCCGCTGCGCGCGGTACAGATACGCCGCTTCCTGCGTGAGCAGGGGGTCGCCGAATTCAAATTGCCGGATCGCGTGGAGTGCGTCGAGGCGTTGCCTCTGACCCCGGTCGGTAAAGTCGATAAAAAACAATTACGTCAGTGGCTGGCGTCACGTTCACTGACCTGA
- the entC gene encoding isochorismate synthase EntC, protein MDTSLAEEVQQKMATLTPDRFFFMSPYRSFTTSGCFARFAEPAVDGDSLDSPFQQKLQQAFADARAQGIANPVMVGAIPFDTRQPSSLFIPESWQTFSRPAKQQSSRYFTGHQALNVVDRKSIPEQETFEAMVARAAALTATPEVDKVVLSRLIDITTDATIDSGALLERLVAQNPVSYNFHVPLEDGGVLLGASPELLLRKEGDLFSSLPLAGSARRQPDDVLDREAGNRLLASEKDRHEHELVTQAMKTVLRDRSSELQLPASPQLITTPTLWHLGTPFEGKANAEENALTLACLLHPTPALSGFPHQVAKKLIAELEPFDRELFGGIVGWCDAEGNGEWVVTIRCAKLRQNQVRLFAGAGIVPASSPVAEWRETGVKLSTMLNVFGLH, encoded by the coding sequence ATGGATACGTCACTGGCCGAGGAAGTTCAGCAGAAAATGGCAACGCTCACCCCCGATCGCTTTTTCTTTATGTCGCCGTATCGCAGCTTTACGACGTCAGGATGCTTCGCCCGTTTCGCTGAACCAGCGGTTGACGGGGATTCGTTAGACAGCCCCTTCCAACAAAAATTACAGCAAGCCTTTGCCGACGCCAGAGCACAGGGTATCGCAAATCCTGTTATGGTCGGCGCTATCCCCTTCGATACCCGCCAGCCATCCTCGCTGTTCATTCCTGAGTCCTGGCAGACCTTCTCCCGACCGGCAAAGCAACAATCCTCGCGTTACTTTACCGGGCATCAGGCACTGAATGTTGTTGATCGTAAAAGTATCCCTGAACAGGAAACGTTTGAAGCGATGGTGGCGCGCGCGGCAGCGCTGACGGCGACGCCTGAAGTCGACAAAGTGGTTCTGTCACGCCTGATTGATATTACGACCGATGCCACCATTGACAGCGGCGCGCTGCTGGAGCGGCTGGTGGCGCAGAATCCGGTGAGTTACAACTTCCATGTGCCTCTGGAGGATGGCGGCGTGCTGCTTGGCGCCAGCCCGGAATTGCTGCTGCGTAAAGAGGGCGATCTCTTTAGTTCGCTGCCGTTGGCCGGGTCGGCGCGTCGCCAGCCTGATGATGTGCTGGATCGTGAAGCGGGCAACCGACTGCTGGCTTCTGAAAAAGACAGACACGAACATGAGCTGGTCACTCAGGCCATGAAGACGGTGCTGCGCGACCGCAGCAGTGAATTACAGCTGCCCGCATCTCCACAATTAATCACCACCCCGACGTTATGGCATCTCGGTACGCCGTTCGAAGGTAAGGCGAATGCGGAAGAAAATGCCCTGACGCTGGCGTGTCTGCTGCATCCGACGCCTGCGTTGAGTGGTTTCCCGCATCAGGTGGCGAAAAAATTAATTGCTGAACTGGAGCCGTTCGATCGTGAACTGTTCGGCGGCATCGTCGGCTGGTGTGACGCCGAAGGAAATGGCGAGTGGGTCGTGACGATTCGTTGCGCGAAGCTGCGACAAAACCAGGTTCGCCTGTTCGCGGGCGCCGGGATTGTGCCTGCTTCGTCTCCGGTCGCGGAGTGGCGCGAGACCGGCGTGAAGCTTTCTACCATGTTGAACGTTTTTGGACTGCATTAA
- the fepD gene encoding Fe(3+)-siderophore ABC transporter permease — translation MSCSVSVARAIAVPGLLLLLILATALSLAIGAKSLPASVVLEAITGTCQSADCTIVLDARLPRTLAGLLAGGALGLAGALMQTLTRNPLADPGILGVNSGASFAIVLGAALFGFSSPQEQLLMAFAGALVASLIVAFTGSQGAGQLSPVRLTLAGVALGAVLEGLSNGIALLNPDVYDQLRFWQAGSLDIRSLQTLKVIVVPVLIAGATALFLSRALNSLSLGSDTATALGSKVARTQLIGLLVITVLCGSATAVVGPIAFIGLMMPHMARWLVGADHRWSLPVTLLATPTLLLFADIIGRLIVPGELRVSVVSAFLGAPVLIFLVRRKQRGGAV, via the coding sequence ATGTCATGCTCTGTTTCCGTGGCACGCGCCATCGCCGTGCCCGGCTTGTTGTTATTACTTATTCTCGCCACGGCATTAAGTCTGGCTATCGGCGCAAAATCACTGCCTGCGTCCGTCGTACTTGAAGCAATTACCGGCACCTGCCAAAGCGCTGACTGCACCATCGTGCTGGATGCGCGATTGCCGCGCACGCTGGCTGGCCTGTTGGCTGGCGGCGCACTGGGGCTCGCCGGGGCGTTAATGCAAACGCTCACCCGCAACCCGCTTGCCGACCCGGGCATTCTCGGCGTCAATTCCGGTGCCAGTTTCGCGATCGTACTCGGCGCGGCGCTATTTGGTTTTTCCTCTCCGCAGGAACAGTTGCTGATGGCGTTTGCCGGGGCGCTGGTCGCCTCGCTGATTGTCGCCTTTACCGGCAGTCAGGGCGCCGGGCAGTTAAGCCCGGTTCGCCTCACGCTGGCGGGTGTCGCGCTCGGCGCAGTGCTGGAGGGGCTTTCCAACGGTATCGCGTTGCTGAACCCGGATGTGTACGATCAGCTCCGTTTCTGGCAGGCCGGCTCGCTGGACATTCGCAGTCTGCAAACGCTCAAGGTTATTGTCGTGCCGGTGCTGATTGCCGGTGCTACCGCGCTGTTTCTCAGCCGCGCGCTGAACAGCCTGAGTCTCGGTAGCGATACTGCCACCGCGCTGGGCAGCAAAGTGGCGCGTACCCAGCTCATCGGCCTGCTGGTGATTACCGTGTTATGCGGCAGCGCGACGGCGGTTGTTGGCCCCATCGCGTTTATCGGTCTGATGATGCCGCACATGGCCCGCTGGCTGGTGGGGGCGGATCACCGCTGGTCGCTGCCGGTCACGTTGCTGGCGACCCCGACCCTGCTGCTGTTTGCCGATATTATCGGGCGACTCATCGTTCCCGGTGAATTGCGCGTTTCGGTTGTCAGCGCCTTTCTCGGCGCGCCAGTGCTTATTTTCCTCGTGCGGCGCAAGCAGCGCGGAGGTGCCGTATGA
- the entS gene encoding enterobactin transporter EntS, translating into MNRQSWLLNLSLLKTHPAFRAVFLARFISIVSLGLLGVAVPVQIQMMTHSTWQVGLSVTLTGSAMFVGLMVGGVLADRYERKKVILLARGTCGIGFIGLCLNALLPEPSLLAIYLLGLWDGFFASLGVTALLAATPALVGRENLMQAGAITMLTVRLGSVISPMLGGVLLATGGVAWNYGLAAAGTFITLLPLLSLPALPPPPQPREHPLKSLLAAFRFLLSSPLIGGIALLGGLLTMASAVRVLYPALAINWHMSAAQIGLLYAAIPLGAAVGALTSGQLAHSVRPGLLMLVSTVGSFLAIGVFGLMPVWLLGVICLALFGWLSAISSLLQYTLLQTQTPEAMLGRINGLWTAQNVTGDAIGAALLGGLGAMMTPVASASVSGFGLVIVGLLLMLLLGELRRFRQPPPVPDGAPL; encoded by the coding sequence ATGAATCGACAATCCTGGCTGCTGAATCTCAGCCTGTTGAAGACGCACCCTGCATTTCGCGCTGTCTTCCTCGCCCGTTTTATCTCTATTGTCTCGCTGGGCCTGCTGGGCGTAGCGGTGCCGGTACAGATCCAGATGATGACCCACTCGACGTGGCAGGTTGGTCTGTCGGTGACGCTGACCGGCAGCGCGATGTTTGTTGGCCTGATGGTCGGCGGCGTGCTGGCGGATCGTTATGAACGTAAAAAGGTGATCCTGCTGGCGCGCGGCACCTGCGGTATTGGCTTTATTGGCCTGTGTCTGAACGCGCTGTTGCCGGAACCTTCGCTGCTGGCAATCTATCTGCTCGGTCTGTGGGATGGCTTTTTTGCCTCGCTGGGGGTCACGGCGCTACTGGCGGCGACGCCTGCGCTGGTAGGGCGAGAAAACCTTATGCAGGCTGGGGCGATTACGATGCTGACGGTGCGTCTGGGATCGGTGATTTCACCGATGCTGGGCGGCGTATTGCTGGCTACCGGCGGCGTGGCCTGGAACTACGGTCTGGCGGCGGCAGGAACATTTATCACGCTGCTGCCGTTGCTGAGCCTTCCGGCGCTCCCGCCGCCGCCGCAACCGCGTGAGCATCCGTTGAAATCGCTGTTGGCGGCGTTCCGTTTCTTGCTCTCCAGCCCGCTCATTGGCGGCATTGCGTTGCTTGGCGGACTTTTGACGATGGCAAGTGCGGTGCGCGTGCTTTATCCGGCGCTGGCGATTAACTGGCACATGTCCGCCGCGCAAATCGGTTTACTTTATGCCGCTATCCCATTGGGGGCGGCTGTTGGCGCGTTAACCAGCGGGCAACTGGCGCACAGCGTTCGCCCTGGACTGTTGATGCTGGTTTCCACCGTAGGGTCGTTCCTGGCGATTGGGGTGTTTGGGCTGATGCCTGTCTGGCTGCTCGGGGTGATCTGTCTGGCGCTGTTCGGCTGGCTCAGCGCGATTAGCTCGTTACTGCAATACACCCTGTTGCAGACGCAAACGCCGGAAGCCATGCTCGGGCGAATCAACGGCCTGTGGACGGCGCAAAACGTGACCGGCGACGCCATCGGCGCAGCGCTGTTGGGCGGGCTGGGCGCCATGATGACGCCGGTTGCGTCAGCGAGCGTGAGCGGGTTTGGGCTGGTGATCGTTGGGTTGTTGTTAATGCTGCTGCTGGGCGAGTTGCGTCGTTTTCGCCAGCCGCCGCCGGTGCCAGATGGCGCACCGCTTTAA
- the wzz(fepE) gene encoding LPS O-antigen length regulator Wzz(fepE) translates to MSSLNVKQEKDSEFTGYPLAPSNSNEIDLLSLVDVLWRAKNRIIATVFAFALAGILLSFILPQKWTSRAIVTPAEAVQWQELEKTLTTLRVLNLDINLQRDAVFTLFIKKFSSTSLLDEYLRASPYVMDQLKGADIDEMELHRAIVALSEKMNAVDTNAGKKNETSLFTSWTLSFTAPTKEEAQKVLTGYIQYVSDIVVKETLENIRNQLDTRTHFEKEKLAMDRVRLRNQLDANIQRLNYSLEIANAAGIKKPVYSNGQAVKDDPDFSISLGADGIAQKLQIEKSVTDVAEINAEIRNRQYYVEQLTAMNINDVKFMPFKYQLSPSLPVKKDGPGKALIVILAALLGGMIACGGVLLRHAMLSRKLDDAIQLEKRLV, encoded by the coding sequence ATGTCATCACTCAATGTTAAGCAGGAAAAAGATTCGGAATTTACTGGCTATCCGTTAGCGCCGTCAAACAGTAATGAAATTGATTTGTTAAGCCTTGTTGATGTTTTATGGCGGGCGAAAAATCGCATTATTGCGACTGTTTTTGCGTTTGCGCTGGCAGGTATTCTGCTGTCCTTTATTCTGCCGCAGAAATGGACCAGTCGGGCGATTGTCACCCCGGCAGAGGCCGTACAGTGGCAGGAACTGGAAAAAACGCTGACCACATTGCGTGTGCTGAACCTCGACATTAATTTGCAGCGAGACGCCGTCTTTACGCTTTTCATTAAGAAGTTCAGCTCAACATCGCTGCTGGATGAATATCTTCGCGCCTCCCCGTATGTGATGGATCAATTGAAAGGGGCGGATATTGATGAAATGGAACTGCATCGGGCGATTGTTGCGCTCAGTGAAAAGATGAACGCGGTGGATACCAACGCCGGTAAGAAAAACGAGACGTCGTTATTTACCTCGTGGACATTGAGTTTTACTGCGCCAACGAAAGAAGAGGCGCAGAAGGTGCTGACCGGCTATATCCAGTATGTGTCGGACATCGTCGTGAAAGAGACGCTGGAGAATATTCGTAACCAGCTGGACACCAGAACGCATTTCGAGAAAGAAAAACTGGCGATGGACCGGGTGAGATTGCGCAACCAGCTTGATGCGAACATTCAGCGACTTAATTATTCCCTGGAGATTGCCAACGCCGCCGGGATTAAGAAGCCGGTCTACAGTAATGGTCAGGCGGTAAAAGACGACCCGGATTTCTCTATTTCTCTGGGCGCCGACGGTATTGCGCAAAAATTGCAAATTGAAAAGTCCGTCACGGACGTTGCGGAAATTAACGCTGAAATACGCAATCGCCAGTATTACGTAGAGCAACTGACCGCGATGAATATCAATGATGTGAAATTTATGCCGTTTAAATATCAGCTATCGCCTTCGCTGCCAGTGAAAAAAGACGGCCCGGGCAAAGCGTTGATCGTGATTCTGGCTGCGTTGCTGGGCGGTATGATCGCGTGCGGCGGTGTTCTGCTGCGTCATGCCATGCTGTCCCGTAAACTGGATGATGCGATTCAACTGGAAAAACGGTTAGTCTAA
- the fepB gene encoding Fe2+-enterobactin ABC transporter substrate-binding protein: protein MRLPLLCRTSLILVGLFISGISLGHAADWPRQITDSRGTHTLDHKPERIVSTSVTLTGSLLAIDAPVVASGATTPNNRFADDQGFLRQWSDVAKARKLARLYIGEPSAEAVAAQMPDLILISATGGDSALALYDQLSTIAPTLIINYDDKSWQSLLTQLGEITGQEKQAAARIAEFDKQLATVKQQLTLPPQPVSALVYTAAAHSANLWTQDSAQGKLMEQLGFTLAPLPAGLQTSKSQGKRHDIIQLGGENLAAGLNGEALFLFAGDIKDADAIYANPLLAHLPAVQNKRVYALGTETFRLDYYSATLLLNRLAALF from the coding sequence GTGAGACTTCCCCTGCTTTGCAGAACATCCCTGATACTGGTTGGGCTTTTCATTTCAGGAATTTCTTTAGGTCATGCCGCTGACTGGCCGCGCCAGATCACCGACAGCCGCGGCACACATACGCTGGACCATAAACCTGAACGTATCGTCTCTACCAGCGTGACCCTGACGGGCTCGCTGCTGGCGATTGATGCTCCCGTTGTCGCCAGCGGAGCGACCACCCCTAACAACCGCTTTGCCGACGATCAGGGATTTCTGCGTCAATGGAGCGACGTTGCGAAAGCGCGCAAGCTGGCGCGCCTGTACATCGGCGAACCAAGCGCTGAAGCCGTTGCCGCACAAATGCCGGACCTTATTCTGATTAGCGCAACCGGTGGCGACTCTGCGCTGGCGCTGTACGATCAGCTTTCTACTATTGCCCCTACGCTTATCATCAATTACGACGATAAAAGCTGGCAGTCTCTGCTGACGCAACTGGGCGAGATCACCGGTCAGGAAAAACAGGCCGCTGCGCGCATCGCGGAATTTGATAAACAACTGGCGACTGTTAAACAACAGCTCACATTACCGCCGCAACCGGTCAGCGCGCTGGTCTACACCGCTGCCGCACACAGCGCCAACCTGTGGACGCAAGATTCAGCCCAGGGCAAGCTGATGGAGCAGTTAGGCTTTACGCTGGCGCCCCTCCCTGCCGGACTGCAAACCAGTAAAAGCCAGGGCAAACGTCATGACATCATCCAGCTTGGCGGGGAAAACCTGGCAGCAGGTCTGAACGGCGAAGCGCTGTTCCTGTTTGCCGGTGACATCAAAGATGCCGACGCTATTTACGCCAACCCACTGCTTGCTCACCTGCCTGCCGTGCAAAATAAGCGCGTTTATGCGCTGGGCACCGAAACGTTCCGTCTGGACTACTACAGCGCAACGTTACTGCTTAACCGTCTCGCCGCGCTGTTTTAA